The following is a genomic window from Sutcliffiella horikoshii.
TTGAAAGAACGGTTTAACGTGAAGCAAGGGGTTTCCATCGGGATTACAAAGGTGATTCCTGTTGCAGCAGGTTTAGCTGGCGGAAGCAGTGACGCAGCTGCCACGCTACGTGGTTTGAACAGGCTTTGGAAACTGGGGCTTTCCTTAGATGAACTGGCCGAGATTGGAGCTGAAATTGGTTCTGATGTGTCATTTTGTGTGTATGGAGGAACAGCCCTTGCAACAGGAAGAGGAGAAATTGTTCAACATATCCCTGCTCCGCCTCATAGTTGGATTGTTCTTGCCAAGCCGACAATTGGCGTATCGACAGCAGAAGTGTATAACAACCTTGATCTTAGTAAGGTCGAGCATCCCGATGTAGAAGGAATGCTTGCTGCCATTCATGAAAATGATTATGAAAAAATGATCGGGCTTGTTGGCAATGTGTTGGAAAGTGTTACATTAAGGCTTTATCCGGAAGTAGCCCATATAAAAGAGCAGATGAAGAAATTCGGGGCAGATGCCGTTTTGATGAGCGGCAGTGGACCGACTGTCTTTGGCATTATTCAATATGATTCAAGAATGCATCGCATATGCAATGGACTGAGAGGGTTCTGTGATCAAGTGTTTGCCGTCAGAATCCTTGGCGAGCGGAACAGTCTTGATTAAATCCGGATATTAATGTTATATTTACATTAGAATATTCGGATTTTAGGAGGAAAAAGCATGAAATTACGTCGAAGTGGTCGTCTTGTGGACATGACGCATTATTTGCTGCAGCATCCACAAGGGTTAGTTCCGCTTTCCTTCTTTGCTGACCGTTATGGGTCTGCAAAGTCTTCCATCAGTGAAGATCTTGGAATCATCAAACAAACATTCGAACAGCAAGGAATCGGAACGCTTGTGACGGTCCCTGGTGCTGCTGGCGGTGTCAGGTATATCCCATATGTAAGTAATGAAGAGGCATCTGCCTATCTAGAGGAATTGTGTGAAATGATCGCAAAGCCGGAAAGATTGCTGCCTGGCGGTTATTTATATATGACGGATATTCTTGGCAACCCGAAAGTATTAAACAAAGTCGGGAAAATGTTCGCAACAGCATTCAGTCATAAAAAGGTGGATGTTGTCATGACAATGGCGACGAAAGGGATCCCACTTGCACATGCAGTGGCAAGCTTTTTAAATGTGCCGGTTGTTATCGTAAGACGTGACAGCAGGGTCACAGAAGGCTCTACAGTAAGCATTAATTATGTTTCAGGTTCATCCAAACGAATTCAGACGATGGTTCTGGCAAAAAGAAGTTTAGAGACGGGCTCGAATGTCCTCATTATCGATGACTTCATGAAGGCCGGCGGGACAGTCAGCGGAATGGTGAACTTACTGGCAGAGTTTCAAGCAAACGTAGCTGGCATCGGGATTTTAGTGGAGTCGGAAAACATTGAAGAACGCCTGGTCGAAGATTATGTTTCCTTGGCCAAGCTGGACAAGGTAAGTGAAAGAGACCGACAGATTGAAGTGCAGCAAGGCAACTATCTTCAGCATGTGAAAGACAATATTACAATAAACTAAAGGGTGTGTAAGTTCATGAAAGTTGTTCATACAGATGCCGCTCCAAAAGCGATAGGTCCATATTCCCAGGGGATCATCGTCAACAATCTTTTTTACAGTTCAGGTCAAATTCCGTTATTGCCTAATGGAGAATTACTTGAAGGTGATGTGAAAGAACAAACTCATCAAGTATTTAAAAACTTGCAAGCGGTTTTAGAAGAAGCTGGTGCTTCTTTGGAAACGGTAGTGAAAGCCACTGTTTTCATTAAAGATATGAATCAATTTGGAGAAATTAATGAAGTGTATGGAGAGTATTTCTCCGCTCACAAACCTGCAAGATCTTGTGTGGAGGTTGCTCGTTTACCGAAAGATGTTCTTGTAGAAATAGAAGTTATCGCTCTAGTAAAATAGAATCTGTTCTTTTTACACCATTTTGCCCAAAATTTTCAAAAAAAATTTGAAAATAAGAAGGAATTCTAGAAAATTTAGAGAATTTATAATACTAAGTTTTTTATTGGGACAAAAGGTGGTGAACAGAATGGAAGTAACTGACGTAAGATTACGCCGCGTAAATACCGATGGTCGCATGAGAGCTATCGCATCTATTACATTAGATCATGAATTCGTTGTTCATGACATCCGTGTAATCGATGGAAACAACGGCTTGTTCGTTGCGATGCCTAGTAAACGTACGCCGGATGGAGAATTCCGCGATATCGCGCACCCTATCAATTCCGGGACGCGTGGGAAAATCCAGGAAGCGGTTCTAGCAGAGTACCACCGCTTAGGCGAATTAGAAGTAGAATACGAAGAAGCAGGTGCTTCTTAATCGATAGAAGGTGAAACAGGCTGTTATGCGGCCTGTTTTTTCTTTTGGCCTTTTTTTTGACAAATAAATGTACTTTCGTGTACTTCCTTGAAATGGTCCCCGTTTTAGGATATATTCGTAATGGATAATTAGGTGAAAATGGAGGCCGTTATGATAAATCGATATGCCGTAATATTAGCAGCTGGACAAGGTACACGGATGAAATCTAAATTATATAAAGTGTTACATCCTGTTTGTGGCAAACCAATGGTTCAACATGTCGTTGATCATGTTTCTGCACTCAACTTCGAGAAAATCGTAACAGTGGTTGGACATGGAGCAGAGACAGTAAAGAGCCATCTTGGAACAAGAAGCGAGTATGCACTTCAGGCAGAACAGTTGGGAACAGCGCATGCAGTCATGCAAGCTGCACCAATGTTGCAGGATAAAAAAGGCGTAACACTGGTCATTTGTGGAGATACTCCACTTATCACACCGGAAACGATGCAGGAACTTCTTGATCTGCACGAAAACACGGGAGCGAAGGCGACCATTCTGACAGCTTATGCAGAAGATCCTACTGGGTATGGACGCATTATCCGTAACAGCGAAGGACATGTTGGGAAAATTGTGGAGCATAAGGACGCTAGCGAAGAAGAGCGTAAAGTGACAGAAATCAATACAGGTACTTACTGCTTCGACAATGAGGCACTTTTTACAGCGCTTAACAATGTTTCCAATGACAATGTGCAAGGAGAATATTACCTTCCAGATGTCATTGAAATACTGAAAGAACAAGGCGATATCGTTTCTGCCTACCAAACATTAGACTTTGATGAAACACTTGGAGTCAATGACAGAGTGGCACTTTCTCAGGCCGAAAAAACTATGAAGAAAAGAATTAATAAAAAACATATGATCAATGGAGTAAGCATCATTGATCCAGATAATACGTATATCTCAGCAGATGCAGAGATTGGCAGAGATACTGTCATCAACCCTGGTACCGTTATCTTAGGAGAGACGAAAATCGGGGAAGATTGTATGATCGGACCAAACTCTGAGATTAAAGACTGCCAAATCGGGGACCGTACAACTATCCGCCAATCTGTGGCACATGACAGCGAAATTGGAAACGATGTAAATATCGGACCGTTTGCCCACGTGAGACCTGATTCCAAGATTGGAAATGAAGTAAAGCTCGGTAACTTTGTTGAAGTGAAAAAAGCGACATTTGGAAACGGAAGCAAGGCTTCTCATCTTAGCTATATTGGAGATGCGGAAGTTGGAACAGACGTAAACCTTGGATGCGGCTCTATCACAGTCAACTATGATGGGAAAAAGAAATACTTAACTAAAATTGAAGATGGTGTATTTGTAGGTTGCAACTCCAACTTGGTGGCACCTGTGACAATCGGCAAAAACGCCTATGTTGCAGCAGGATCCACCATAACAGAAGATGTACCCGGAGAATCACTATCCATCGCACGCGCACGCCAAGTAAACAAAGAAAACTACGTAAACAAGCTTCACAATAAATAATTCACCTGTTTCATAGAGTTTTATAGCTGTTGATTGGAGCACCGGGCGAAGACTCCTGAGGGAGATAGCGGTAGCTTGAGACCCCCGAGCGTTGTGAGGAGGCTCAAGCACCGCCCCTAGGAAAGCGAAGCCCGGTGCGGAAATCAACAGCGGTGTTAACAGTTTAACAAAGAAGCCATTAAAAAAACCTAGCGGAGGGTTCAAGATACCATGCCAAAGTATGCAGATTCTAATCTAAAGATTTTCACGTTAAATTCCAACACAGCCTTAGCGGAAGAAATTGCTCAACATGTAGGTGTTCCAATCGGAAAATGCTCAGTTGCCCGTTTCAGTGATGGAGAAGTACAAATAAACATCGAGGAAAGCATCCGTGGTTGTGACGTGTATGTGATCCAATCTACAAGCGCACCTGTAAACGAACACATCATGGAGACGCTTATCATGATTGACGCACTTAAACGTGCTTCTGCAAAAACGATCAACATTGTGATGCCGTATTACGGTTACGGAAGACAAGACCGTAAAGCGCGTGCACGTGAGCCAATCACGGCTAAACTAGTGGCAAATCTTTTAGAAACTGCTGGAGCAGACCGTGTCATTACGCTTGATCTGCATGCACCGCAAATTCAAGGATTCTTTGATATCCTGATTGACCACTTAATGGGTGTTCCGATCTTAGCGGAATACTTCGATAGCAAACAACTAGAAGACCTTGTAATTGTATCTCCTGACCATGGTGGGGTAACAAGAGCAAGAAAGCTAGCTGACCGTCTGAAAGCGCCGATTGCGATCATCGACAAACGCAGACCTCGTCCAAATGTTGCAGAGGTTATGAACATTGTTGGTCATATTGAAGGAAGAACGGCAATCTTGATTGATGACATGATTGATACCGCGGGAACCATTACATTAGCGGCAAATGCCTTGATTGAAAATGGAGCAAAAGAAGTATATGCATGCTGTACACACCCAGTACTGTCAGGCCCTGCGATTGAACGTATCCAAAACTCTAAAATTAAAGAGTTGGTCATTACGAACACCATCTCTTTACCAGAAGAGAAGAAAATAGAAAAAATTACACAACTATCCGTTGCACAGCTTATTGCAGAAGCAATTATTCGTGTGCATGAAGAGAAATCCGTTAGTACTTTATTTGATTAATCGTAAGAATCATGTTTAACCTTCCGTAAATTGGGGAAATTGAATGAGAGACAAGTATTTTATTTTCCCAGGAAGGTGATAAGAATGTCAGTATTACATGCAAATGAACGTACAGAATTCAAAGGATCTTCAAAAACCAAAATCCGTGAGGAAGGTTTAATTCCAGCGGTTGTTTACGGGAATGATACAGAAAATAAATCTATTACTGTCGATAGTAAAGAATTTATTAAAACGATTCGTGAAACAGGACGAAACGGCATCATTTCGCTTGAAATTGGTTCTGATAAACGCAAAGTAATGCTTTACGATTATCAAATTAACCCGTTGAAAAGCTTGGAATTCGTCCACTTGGATTTCCATGTAGTAGATTTCAAATCAGAGATTGATGTAGATGTTACGGTTCATGTTACAGGCGATGCAAAAGGAGTGAAAGATGGAGGAGTCTTACAACAAGTTCTCCATGAAGTATCCATCAAAGCACTTCCAAACGATGTACCGGAATCCATTGATGTGGATGTAACGGAACTTGACGTGAACGAAAATATCACAATCGGCGATTTAAAATCAGGTAAATACAGCTTCAATCATGAAGATGATGAAGTGGTTGCTTCCATCTTACCTCCGCGACAAGAAGAGGAAATCGACCCTGGTGAAGAACAAGAACCAGGCGAGCCTGAACTTGTAGAAGGTAGAGAAAACAAGGAAAGCACAGAGGAGGAGGCGTAACCTTTAAGGTTACGTCTTTTCTCTTGTTACCGAAGAAGACTCTCTAAACTCTGGTGCATCAAAAGGTTAATGGAAAGCTTAATTGGAAAAACATACAATTATAATTGCCCAAAGCCACGAGTGAAAAGAGTAAACGGTCATATAGAGTGCTTCTATACGCCCGAAGGCACGAGGTAAAGGAGTAAACGGTCAAATAGAGTGCTTCTATACGCCCGAAGGCACGAGGAAAAGGAGTAAACGGTCATATAGAATGCTTCTATACGCCCGAAGGCACAAGGAAAAAGAGTAAACGGTCATATAGAATGCTTCTATACGCCCGAAAGCAGGAGGGAAAGAAGCAAACGGTCATATAGAATGCTTCTATACGCCCGAAGGCAGGAGGAAAAGGAGCAAACGGTCATATGAGCGCTTCTATACGCCCGAAGGCACGAAGAAATAGCGCAAACAGTCGTATAGCGCTAGTTAGCCTTCTAAACTCCAGTAATGTTGTTTTCACCGACAAGACCCCTTCTCATTTCCTTTTCACCACGTGTTCAAGTAAAATGAAGATAGCGAATAGGTTTGTGGGAGGTATCCATGAAGAAATTTTTGCATTCCTTATTTGGTAAAGAGCAAGATGTTTCAGGAGGAAAAATAATGAAAGTTTTTGTGGGGCTTGGGAATCCAGGCCGTCAATATGAAGAAACAAGGCACAATATCGGATTTATGGTAATAGATGAATTAGCGGACAAATGGAACATCCCTTTGACACAGTCCAAATTTAAAGGGATATTCGGCCAAGGCACGATAAACGGTGAAAAGGTACTATTAGTGAAGCCTCTTACATATATGAATTTATCGGGGGAATGTGTTCGCCCGTTATTGGACTTCTATAAGCTTGATGTAGAGGATCTGGTGGTAATATATGATGATTTAGACTTGCCTGCAGGAAAGCTGCGCCTTCGCCAAAAAGGCAGTGCTGGGGGGCATAATGGCATCAAGTCTTTAATACAGCACTTGGGGACGCAAAACTTTAACCGTATCCGTATGGGGATTGATCGTCCGAAAAATGGACCGTCCATCTCGGATTATGTACTTGGGAAGTTCCATGCAGAAGAGCGTCCGGCAATTGATGACAGCGTAAAGAAAGCGGCAGAAGCGTGTGAAGAAAACCTGTCAAAAGAATTCCTTCAAGTAATGAACACTTTTAATCAGTAATAGAATGTTAAGGTAGCTTTCCTTAGACTTACTCGAACCCAACACACCTTGTATAACAATGTTTCCCACTGTTCATACTATTGGTAAAAGGGGCCATTTTTTAGGTCTTGTAGAAAAGTGGAGGGAAAAGGATGTCTATCCATTATCATTGCAGGCATTGCGGCTATAAGGTCGGCACCATCGATTCTAAATCGGTATTTTCAGAAGAACTGGGGTTTCATCAACTGTCGGATACAGAACGACATGAAATGATAGCATATCAACAAAATGGTGATGTACATGTTAAAACGATTTGTGAGGATTGCCAGGAAGCCCTTGACCGGAATCCTGACTGGCATGAACAAGAACGGTTCATACAATAGAACAGATAAATTAGCTTTGGTGAGACACCAAAGCCTTTTTGCGTCTGAGAAGCTTAATGATAAAAAAGAAGAATATAAAGCACTGATAATAGAGAGGGGAGGGTGTTTGTCATGAAGGGTTTTATTCCATATTTCAGTGAAAATGATGATTTCCAGTCAGTTTTGGTTGGCCTGCAAGAAGGGTTGCAAGAACAGTTGATTTCAGGGATTTCTAATTCCGCGAGGTCGATGTTAATTGCGGCGTTGTATGAAGAAAGAAAGGCGCCAATCCTGCTTATCACCCATAATTTATTTCATGCCCAAAAAGTGTATGATGACTTGGCAAGCTTCCTGCCGGAGGATCAACTGTATCTTTACCCTGTAAACGATGTGTTGGCAGCGGAAATTGGAATCGCCAGTCCGGAACTTAAAGCACAGCGGGTAGAGGCCCTTAACCATTGGGCTACGAAAAATAATGGAATTATTATCGCACCCATCGCAGGGTTAAAAAGAATACTTCCATCTAAAGAAAAATGGCAGCAAACATTGTTGACCATTGAAGTAGAAAAAACACTGGAACTCGATAACTTAGCTGAACGACTAGTCAGGTTCGGATATCAGCGCGTAGGAATGGTGGCAACGCCTGGGGATTTCAGTATCAGAGGCGGAATCATTGACATCTACCCTATCACGGAGGAATATGCCGTCCGGATTGAACTTTTTGATGACGAAGTGGAGTCCATCCGTTATTTTACGGTAGAGGATCAGCGCTCTCAAAAGCATATGGATAGCGTGACGATTGGGCCTGCAACAGAGATGCTCCTTACAAATCAAGAGCTTGAAAATGGTCGGGAGGTTCTTGAAAAGGAACTGGCGAAAACGATAAAAAAGGTGAAAAATGATAAAGTAAAACAGCTTTTAACGGAAAACATTTCCTATGAACTAGAGCAAATACGCAACGGACAAGTGTTTTCAGAGCTTTATAAATATCTTTCATTCTTTTACAGTTCTCCAGCTAGTTTACTAGATTACATTCCTGAAGGCGGCTTAGTCATCATGGATGAAATCAGCAGAATCCATGAAACGGCGGAAAGCCTTGATAAAGAGGAAGCAGAGTGGCTTGTAGAGCTATTGGCAGAAGGAAAAGCGGTGCATGACCTAAAGTTTTCTCATTCTTTTGCCCAAATCGTACATAGCAAAAAGCAGCCATTTCTATATCTATCCCTCTTTTTACGAGCAGTGCCACATACACATCCGGAAAACTTGATTAATATGTCTTCTAAAAGCATGCAGCACTTCCACGGGCAGATGCATCTGTTGAAATCAGAAATTGAACGCTGGAGGAAGGCGAACTATGCCATTGTGGTCCTTGCTTCCAACCAAGAGAGGATGGAGAAGCTAGAGACAGTGCTTGCGGATTATGAGATGGACATAAGAAAGCTTTCCAAAGGATCGGCCTTTGCCCATGGAGAGGTCCAGCTTGTGGAGGGAGATCTGCAGTCAGGTTTTGAATTGCCGATGCAAAAGCTTGCCGTCATCACAGAAGAAGAGCTTTTCAAAAAGAAAGCGAAAAAACCTAAAAACAGACAAAAGCTATCCAACGCAGAACGAATTAAAAATTATACCGAATTGAATGTAGGCGACTATGTTGTCCATATTAACCACGGTATTGGTAAATACTTAGGAATTGAAACACTTGATATAAATGGTCTTCATAAAGATTATATTCATATTAAATATCAAGGTTCTGACAAACTTTATGTGCCTGTGGAGCAAATAGATCAGGTCCAGAAGTATGTAGGTTCTGAAGGGAAAGAACCGAAAGTTTATAAACTTGGTGGGACCGACTGGAAAAAGGTCAAAAATAAAGTGGAGTCGTCTGTCCAAGACATTGCAGATGACCTTATTAAGCTTTATGCCGAAAGAGAAGCGAGTGTCGGGCATGCCTTTTCACCAGATGGAGAAATGCAAAGAGAGTTCGAAGCAACCTTCCCTTATCAGGAGACAGAAGATCAGCTGCGATCCATCCATGAGATCAAATTGGATATGGAAAAAACCCGCCCGATGGACCGATTGCTGTGCGGTGATGTAGGCTATGGAAAAACGGAAGTTGCCATCAGGGCTGCTTTTAAGGCAATTACAGATGGCAAGCAGGTAGCCATTTTGGTGCCAACCACTATTTTGGCCCAGCAGCATTATGAAACCATCAGGGAAAGATTCCAAGACTACCCTATCAATATTGGCTTGTTAAGCCGTTTCCGTTCTAGAAAGCAACAGACCGAAACGATGAAAGGGCTTGGAAACGGAACGGTGGATATTGTCGTTGGGACACACCGCTTATTATCCAAAGACATTAAATACAAAGACCTTGGTCTGTTGATTATTGATGAAGAACAGCGCTTTGGGGTTACCCATAAGGAAAAAATCAAACAGCTTAAAGCAAATATCGACGTGCTTACCTTAACCGCAACGCCAATACCGCGGACACTTCATATGTCTATGCTTGGCGTGCGTGATTTATCTGTCATTGAGACACCGCCGGAAAACCGTTTCCCTGTCCAAACCTATGTAATGGAATATAACGGAAACTTGGTGAAAGAGGCAATTGAAAGAGAGTTGGCTAGAGGCGGTCAAGTTTATTTCTTATATAACAGGGTGGAAGATATCGAGCGAAAAGCGGATGAAATCTCCATGCTTGTTCCAGAAGCGCGTGTCACCTATGCACATGGAAAAATGACAGAAAATGAACTAGAGTCGGTGATGATTCAGTTTCTTGAAGGAGAAGCGGAAGTGCTTGTCAGTACGACCATCATCGAAACAGGTGTCGACATTCCAAA
Proteins encoded in this region:
- the ispE gene encoding 4-(cytidine 5'-diphospho)-2-C-methyl-D-erythritol kinase, with amino-acid sequence MRLLEKAPAKINLSLDVLHKRPDGFHEVKMIMTTIDLADRIELSERKDGQITILSHNRYVPDDNRNLAYQAAALLKERFNVKQGVSIGITKVIPVAAGLAGGSSDAAATLRGLNRLWKLGLSLDELAEIGAEIGSDVSFCVYGGTALATGRGEIVQHIPAPPHSWIVLAKPTIGVSTAEVYNNLDLSKVEHPDVEGMLAAIHENDYEKMIGLVGNVLESVTLRLYPEVAHIKEQMKKFGADAVLMSGSGPTVFGIIQYDSRMHRICNGLRGFCDQVFAVRILGERNSLD
- the purR gene encoding pur operon repressor, yielding MKLRRSGRLVDMTHYLLQHPQGLVPLSFFADRYGSAKSSISEDLGIIKQTFEQQGIGTLVTVPGAAGGVRYIPYVSNEEASAYLEELCEMIAKPERLLPGGYLYMTDILGNPKVLNKVGKMFATAFSHKKVDVVMTMATKGIPLAHAVASFLNVPVVIVRRDSRVTEGSTVSINYVSGSSKRIQTMVLAKRSLETGSNVLIIDDFMKAGGTVSGMVNLLAEFQANVAGIGILVESENIEERLVEDYVSLAKLDKVSERDRQIEVQQGNYLQHVKDNITIN
- the ridA gene encoding 2-iminobutanoate/2-iminopropanoate deaminase yields the protein MKVVHTDAAPKAIGPYSQGIIVNNLFYSSGQIPLLPNGELLEGDVKEQTHQVFKNLQAVLEEAGASLETVVKATVFIKDMNQFGEINEVYGEYFSAHKPARSCVEVARLPKDVLVEIEVIALVK
- the spoVG gene encoding septation regulator SpoVG; this translates as MEVTDVRLRRVNTDGRMRAIASITLDHEFVVHDIRVIDGNNGLFVAMPSKRTPDGEFRDIAHPINSGTRGKIQEAVLAEYHRLGELEVEYEEAGAS
- the glmU gene encoding bifunctional UDP-N-acetylglucosamine diphosphorylase/glucosamine-1-phosphate N-acetyltransferase GlmU; the encoded protein is MINRYAVILAAGQGTRMKSKLYKVLHPVCGKPMVQHVVDHVSALNFEKIVTVVGHGAETVKSHLGTRSEYALQAEQLGTAHAVMQAAPMLQDKKGVTLVICGDTPLITPETMQELLDLHENTGAKATILTAYAEDPTGYGRIIRNSEGHVGKIVEHKDASEEERKVTEINTGTYCFDNEALFTALNNVSNDNVQGEYYLPDVIEILKEQGDIVSAYQTLDFDETLGVNDRVALSQAEKTMKKRINKKHMINGVSIIDPDNTYISADAEIGRDTVINPGTVILGETKIGEDCMIGPNSEIKDCQIGDRTTIRQSVAHDSEIGNDVNIGPFAHVRPDSKIGNEVKLGNFVEVKKATFGNGSKASHLSYIGDAEVGTDVNLGCGSITVNYDGKKKYLTKIEDGVFVGCNSNLVAPVTIGKNAYVAAGSTITEDVPGESLSIARARQVNKENYVNKLHNK
- a CDS encoding ribose-phosphate diphosphokinase is translated as MPKYADSNLKIFTLNSNTALAEEIAQHVGVPIGKCSVARFSDGEVQINIEESIRGCDVYVIQSTSAPVNEHIMETLIMIDALKRASAKTINIVMPYYGYGRQDRKARAREPITAKLVANLLETAGADRVITLDLHAPQIQGFFDILIDHLMGVPILAEYFDSKQLEDLVIVSPDHGGVTRARKLADRLKAPIAIIDKRRPRPNVAEVMNIVGHIEGRTAILIDDMIDTAGTITLAANALIENGAKEVYACCTHPVLSGPAIERIQNSKIKELVITNTISLPEEKKIEKITQLSVAQLIAEAIIRVHEEKSVSTLFD
- a CDS encoding 50S ribosomal protein L25/general stress protein Ctc, translating into MSVLHANERTEFKGSSKTKIREEGLIPAVVYGNDTENKSITVDSKEFIKTIRETGRNGIISLEIGSDKRKVMLYDYQINPLKSLEFVHLDFHVVDFKSEIDVDVTVHVTGDAKGVKDGGVLQQVLHEVSIKALPNDVPESIDVDVTELDVNENITIGDLKSGKYSFNHEDDEVVASILPPRQEEEIDPGEEQEPGEPELVEGRENKESTEEEA
- the pth gene encoding aminoacyl-tRNA hydrolase — encoded protein: MKVFVGLGNPGRQYEETRHNIGFMVIDELADKWNIPLTQSKFKGIFGQGTINGEKVLLVKPLTYMNLSGECVRPLLDFYKLDVEDLVVIYDDLDLPAGKLRLRQKGSAGGHNGIKSLIQHLGTQNFNRIRMGIDRPKNGPSISDYVLGKFHAEERPAIDDSVKKAAEACEENLSKEFLQVMNTFNQ
- a CDS encoding anti-sigma-F factor Fin family protein; translated protein: MSIHYHCRHCGYKVGTIDSKSVFSEELGFHQLSDTERHEMIAYQQNGDVHVKTICEDCQEALDRNPDWHEQERFIQ
- the mfd gene encoding transcription-repair coupling factor, producing the protein MKGFIPYFSENDDFQSVLVGLQEGLQEQLISGISNSARSMLIAALYEERKAPILLITHNLFHAQKVYDDLASFLPEDQLYLYPVNDVLAAEIGIASPELKAQRVEALNHWATKNNGIIIAPIAGLKRILPSKEKWQQTLLTIEVEKTLELDNLAERLVRFGYQRVGMVATPGDFSIRGGIIDIYPITEEYAVRIELFDDEVESIRYFTVEDQRSQKHMDSVTIGPATEMLLTNQELENGREVLEKELAKTIKKVKNDKVKQLLTENISYELEQIRNGQVFSELYKYLSFFYSSPASLLDYIPEGGLVIMDEISRIHETAESLDKEEAEWLVELLAEGKAVHDLKFSHSFAQIVHSKKQPFLYLSLFLRAVPHTHPENLINMSSKSMQHFHGQMHLLKSEIERWRKANYAIVVLASNQERMEKLETVLADYEMDIRKLSKGSAFAHGEVQLVEGDLQSGFELPMQKLAVITEEELFKKKAKKPKNRQKLSNAERIKNYTELNVGDYVVHINHGIGKYLGIETLDINGLHKDYIHIKYQGSDKLYVPVEQIDQVQKYVGSEGKEPKVYKLGGTDWKKVKNKVESSVQDIADDLIKLYAEREASVGHAFSPDGEMQREFEATFPYQETEDQLRSIHEIKLDMEKTRPMDRLLCGDVGYGKTEVAIRAAFKAITDGKQVAILVPTTILAQQHYETIRERFQDYPINIGLLSRFRSRKQQTETMKGLGNGTVDIVVGTHRLLSKDIKYKDLGLLIIDEEQRFGVTHKEKIKQLKANIDVLTLTATPIPRTLHMSMLGVRDLSVIETPPENRFPVQTYVMEYNGNLVKEAIERELARGGQVYFLYNRVEDIERKADEISMLVPEARVTYAHGKMTENELESVMIQFLEGEAEVLVSTTIIETGVDIPNVNTLIVFDADRMGLSQLYQLRGRVGRSNRVAYAYFTYRKDKVLTEVAEKRLQSIKEFTELGSGFKIAMRDLSIRGAGNLLGAQQHGFIDSVGFDMYSQMLKEAIEQRQGPKDAKKTHEISIDVELDAYIPESYIPDSKQKIDMYKRFRGLESKEDLVELQDEMKDRFGNYPKEVDYLFQVSEMRVYGLKEKVDSIKQTKQELVILLSEEASAIIDGQKLFLLGNEFGRMVSLGMEGKHLKIVIQTKRSATEEWIQVAISMIKGLEKVKKESVNASS